The proteins below are encoded in one region of Zavarzinia compransoris:
- a CDS encoding ABCB family ABC transporter ATP-binding protein/permease: MSDPRKSAAADKRSGWQTVKLFLPYLWPRDRADLRRRVLLAVGFLVLAKIANVIVPYFYKAAVDALSVKATVVTVPILMIIAYGLARVGAQGFAELRDSIFARVGQFAVRRLGLSTFEHLHRLSLRFHVERRTGGLNRVIERGTKGIDLLLRFTLFNIAPTILEIGFVLILLATGFGWPMVAVMMATIVAYIGFTFLVSEWRIKYRRTMNDQDTDANTKAVDSLLNYETVKYFSNEGHEARRFDRALQAYEQAAVKSQTTLSVLNAGQSLIMAAGLAGVMYLAGRGVADGSMTVGDFVLVNTFLIQLYIPLNMLGFVYREIKQGIIDMEAMFAVLDVEEEVKDRPGAPALTVAGGEVRFEDVDFRYDARRGILKGVSFTVAPGSTVAIVGPSGAGKSTISRILFRFYDIEAGRVSIDGQDIREVSQESLRRAIGIVPQDTVLFNDTIRYNIRYGRPGATDEEVEAAARLARIHDFVVSLPDGYDSMVGERGLKLSGGEKQRVAIARTILKNPPILLLDEATSALDTQTEKEIQASLKEISRDRTAIVIAHRLSTVVDADEILVLDKGRIVERGTHEALLDLGGQYAGMWQRQLEAVEAEAKLAEAKLAETRGA, from the coding sequence ATGTCCGATCCGCGAAAGAGTGCCGCTGCCGACAAGCGCAGCGGCTGGCAGACCGTTAAACTGTTCCTGCCCTATCTCTGGCCGCGTGACCGGGCCGACCTGCGCCGGCGGGTGCTGCTGGCGGTCGGCTTCCTGGTCCTGGCCAAGATCGCCAATGTGATCGTGCCCTATTTCTACAAGGCGGCGGTCGATGCCCTGTCGGTGAAGGCGACGGTGGTCACCGTGCCGATCCTGATGATCATCGCCTATGGCCTGGCTCGGGTCGGGGCCCAGGGCTTTGCCGAACTGCGCGACAGCATCTTCGCCCGGGTCGGGCAGTTCGCCGTCCGCCGCCTGGGGCTTTCGACCTTCGAGCACCTGCATCGCCTGTCGCTGCGCTTCCATGTCGAGCGGCGCACCGGCGGCCTCAACCGGGTGATCGAGCGCGGCACCAAGGGCATCGACCTGCTGCTGCGCTTCACCCTGTTCAACATCGCGCCCACCATCCTCGAGATCGGCTTCGTCCTAATCCTGCTGGCCACCGGCTTCGGCTGGCCCATGGTCGCGGTGATGATGGCGACCATCGTCGCCTATATCGGCTTCACCTTCCTCGTCTCGGAATGGCGGATCAAATACCGCCGGACCATGAACGACCAGGACACCGACGCCAACACCAAGGCGGTCGACAGCCTGCTGAACTACGAGACGGTGAAATATTTCTCCAACGAGGGGCACGAGGCCCGGCGCTTCGACCGCGCCCTCCAGGCCTATGAACAGGCCGCGGTGAAGAGCCAGACCACGCTCTCCGTCCTCAATGCCGGCCAGTCCCTGATCATGGCGGCGGGGCTCGCCGGGGTGATGTATCTGGCTGGCCGGGGGGTCGCCGACGGCTCCATGACGGTCGGCGACTTCGTGCTGGTGAACACCTTCCTGATCCAGCTCTATATCCCGCTCAACATGCTCGGCTTCGTTTATCGCGAGATCAAGCAGGGCATCATCGACATGGAGGCGATGTTCGCCGTCCTCGACGTCGAGGAAGAGGTGAAGGACCGGCCGGGCGCCCCGGCCCTGACGGTCGCGGGCGGCGAGGTCCGCTTCGAGGACGTCGATTTCCGCTACGATGCGCGGCGCGGCATCCTGAAGGGCGTCAGCTTCACCGTGGCCCCGGGCAGCACGGTCGCCATCGTCGGCCCGTCCGGCGCCGGGAAATCGACCATCAGCCGCATCCTGTTCCGCTTCTACGACATCGAGGCGGGCCGGGTCTCGATCGACGGCCAGGATATCCGCGAGGTGAGCCAGGAATCCCTGCGCCGGGCGATCGGCATCGTTCCCCAGGATACGGTGCTGTTCAACGATACCATCCGCTACAACATCCGCTACGGCCGCCCCGGCGCCACGGACGAAGAGGTGGAGGCGGCGGCACGGCTTGCCCGCATCCACGATTTCGTCGTCTCGCTGCCCGACGGCTACGACAGCATGGTGGGCGAGCGCGGCCTGAAACTGTCGGGCGGGGAGAAGCAGCGGGTGGCGATCGCCCGCACGATCCTGAAGAATCCGCCCATCCTGCTGCTCGACGAGGCGACCTCCGCCCTCGATACCCAGACGGAAAAGGAAATCCAGGCCAGCCTGAAGGAGATTTCCCGCGACCGTACCGCTATTGTGATCGCGCACCGCCTGTCGACGGTGGTCGATGCCGACGAGATCCTGGTCCTCGACAAGGGCCGGATCGTCGAGCGCGGCACACACGAGGCGCTGCTCGATCTCGGCGGCCAATATGCCGGCATGTGGCAGCGCCAGCTGGAGGCGGTGGAGGCCGAGGCCAAGCTCGCCGAGGCCAAGCTCGCAGAGACCAGGGGCGCCTGA
- a CDS encoding phosphatidylserine decarboxylase encodes MDILASIRSVLHPLHREGVRFVALFAIATLILFLIWKPLGWLGVVLTLWCAYFFRDPPRATPTRAGLVVSPADGKVVATADAVPPAELGLGEAARPRISIFMSVFDVHVNRVPVASTVDRVSYRPGKFLNAAEDKASDDNERNSLRLILDDGRDLGVVQIAGLVARRIVCDAAPGQTYDAGQRFGIIRFGSRLDVYLPVGVAPLVAVGQRAVAGETVLADLTSNEGPRLAVVG; translated from the coding sequence TTGGATATTCTGGCTTCGATCCGTTCCGTCCTGCATCCCCTGCACCGCGAGGGGGTGCGCTTCGTCGCCCTCTTCGCCATCGCCACCCTGATCCTGTTCCTGATCTGGAAGCCCCTCGGCTGGCTCGGCGTGGTGCTGACGCTTTGGTGCGCCTATTTCTTCCGCGATCCGCCGCGGGCGACGCCCACCCGCGCCGGCCTCGTGGTCTCGCCCGCGGACGGCAAGGTGGTCGCCACCGCCGATGCGGTGCCGCCGGCCGAACTCGGCCTGGGCGAGGCGGCGCGGCCGCGCATCTCGATCTTCATGAGCGTCTTCGACGTCCATGTGAACCGGGTGCCCGTGGCCTCGACCGTCGACCGCGTGTCTTATCGTCCCGGCAAATTCCTCAATGCCGCCGAGGACAAGGCGAGCGACGACAACGAGCGCAATTCGCTGCGCCTGATCCTCGACGATGGCCGGGATCTCGGCGTCGTCCAGATCGCCGGCCTCGTCGCCCGCCGCATCGTCTGCGACGCGGCGCCCGGGCAGACATACGACGCCGGCCAGCGTTTCGGCATCATCCGCTTCGGCAGCCGGCTGGACGTCTACCTGCCGGTCGGGGTGGCGCCGCTGGTCGCCGTCGGCCAGCGCGCGGTGGCGGGCGAGACCGTGCTTGCCGACCTGACTTCGAACGAAGGGCCGCGCCTCGCGGTCGTCGGCTGA
- a CDS encoding LysR substrate-binding domain-containing protein: MFDLDLLQSFVSVVDAGGFTRAGERVNRTQSTVSQQIRRLEDGLGRPLFHRDRRRIALTEAGETLLGYARRLLALAGEARQALVGQPAPAVVRLGIPEDFAVTALTGVIASFAAARPDIRLEVRCDLSVALRDGLTRGLYDLVLAKREPGQGPAFGAWPERLVWAAGAGHAPAGGGDPLPLVTFLSGCLYRERAIRALEAAGRRWRIAYESPNLAGVQAAVAGGLGIALLEAGTVGPGLQALGPAQGLPPIPPTELALMRRPDAPEGAIDLCGTISDFCSRKATENRIDAR, encoded by the coding sequence ATGTTCGACCTCGACCTGTTGCAGAGCTTCGTTTCCGTGGTCGATGCCGGGGGCTTTACCCGGGCCGGCGAGCGGGTGAACCGGACGCAATCGACCGTCAGCCAGCAGATCCGCCGGTTGGAGGACGGTCTCGGCCGCCCCCTGTTCCACCGTGACCGCCGCCGGATCGCCTTGACCGAAGCCGGGGAGACCCTGCTCGGCTATGCCCGCCGGCTGCTGGCGCTGGCCGGCGAGGCGCGGCAGGCCCTGGTCGGGCAGCCGGCGCCCGCCGTCGTCCGCCTGGGCATTCCGGAGGATTTCGCGGTCACGGCCCTGACCGGGGTCATCGCCAGTTTCGCCGCCGCCCGGCCCGACATCCGCCTGGAGGTGCGCTGCGATCTGAGCGTGGCGCTGCGTGACGGCCTGACCCGGGGGCTTTACGATCTCGTCCTCGCCAAGCGCGAACCGGGCCAGGGTCCGGCCTTCGGCGCCTGGCCGGAACGATTGGTCTGGGCCGCCGGCGCAGGCCATGCCCCGGCCGGCGGCGGCGATCCCTTGCCCCTGGTCACCTTCCTGTCCGGCTGTCTTTATCGCGAACGGGCGATCCGCGCGCTCGAGGCGGCGGGCCGGCGCTGGCGCATCGCCTATGAAAGCCCGAATCTGGCCGGGGTCCAGGCCGCCGTCGCCGGCGGCCTCGGCATCGCCCTGCTGGAAGCCGGGACGGTCGGCCCGGGCTTGCAGGCGCTGGGGCCGGCGCAGGGCCTGCCGCCGATCCCGCCGACCGAACTGGCCCTGATGCGGCGCCCCGATGCGCCCGAAGGCGCGATCGACCTTTGCGGCACAATCAGCGATTTCTGCAGCCGGAAGGCGACGGAGAACCGGATTGACGCCCGATGA
- a CDS encoding DMT family transporter, with protein MARGDAANGGRGTGIERGEILLVVLFCLLWSSAFAPAKLAVAHAPPLLLLACRFVAAGLLCLGLARWRGEGGWPARRDLAALALLGLFNNAIYLGLSWSGMASVSSGFAAVLISTNPLLTALVAGPVLGERMTGRKLAGLLLGLAGVALVLRSRLGTGAEDAGGALLVLGGLLSLVAGTILYKRLAPRHVGPWTGNGLQALAAGLVLVPASLLIEDWSTAEATTTVLLAQAWMVLGVSVGGYMLWFRLLARHSATAASSLHFLMPPLGLGFGWLLAGESVPALDLLGIVPIACGIALVTRPARPGSA; from the coding sequence ATGGCGCGGGGCGATGCGGCGAACGGGGGGCGTGGAACGGGGATAGAGCGCGGGGAAATCCTGCTGGTCGTCCTGTTCTGCCTGCTGTGGAGTTCGGCTTTCGCGCCGGCGAAACTGGCCGTCGCCCATGCCCCGCCGCTGTTGCTTCTCGCCTGCCGCTTCGTGGCGGCCGGCCTGCTCTGCCTTGGCCTGGCCCGCTGGCGCGGCGAGGGCGGCTGGCCGGCGCGTCGCGACCTTGCCGCCCTGGCCCTGCTCGGGCTGTTCAACAATGCGATCTACCTCGGCCTGTCGTGGTCGGGGATGGCCTCGGTCTCGTCCGGCTTCGCCGCCGTGCTGATCAGCACCAACCCGCTGCTGACGGCGCTGGTCGCCGGGCCGGTGCTGGGCGAGCGGATGACCGGGCGGAAGCTCGCGGGTCTTCTGCTCGGGCTTGCGGGGGTCGCGCTGGTGCTGCGCTCGCGCCTCGGCACCGGGGCGGAGGATGCGGGCGGTGCCCTGCTCGTGCTCGGCGGGCTGCTGTCCCTGGTCGCGGGCACGATCCTCTACAAGCGGCTCGCGCCCCGGCATGTCGGGCCCTGGACCGGCAACGGCTTGCAGGCGCTGGCCGCCGGTCTCGTCCTCGTCCCGGCCAGCCTGCTGATCGAGGATTGGTCGACGGCAGAGGCGACCACGACCGTCCTGCTGGCCCAAGCCTGGATGGTGCTCGGGGTTTCGGTCGGCGGCTATATGCTGTGGTTCCGGCTGCTCGCGCGCCACAGCGCGACGGCGGCCAGCAGCCTGCATTTCCTGATGCCGCCGCTCGGCCTCGGCTTCGGCTGGCTGCTGGCGGGCGAATCGGTGCCGGCCCTCGACCTGCTCGGCATCGTGCCGATCGCTTGCGGCATCGCCCTCGTTACCCGCCCCGCTCGGCCCGGAAGCGCCTGA
- a CDS encoding bifunctional diguanylate cyclase/phosphodiesterase, giving the protein MLSLRSYRALIWSGLTLAASIGIGYWAYLFYAGERLLEGALAAGSAEMQRTAATTADRFSSAVREVDFVLLDMRNDLSLPEKTAAAQAEQSRALFGGDIDFALSRFGRQGELIDSSIAAALPLNVADRDYFRYFADDRGPDSLFISTQQVGRHTGRPRIFFVRPLYGPGTFDGVLLCSLDPAYLSGRLALLGTGGAGRIALRHRSDGSLIAGSADDGPTALAPAIAAPAAEDRGAHIFGDGAAAQLVAWQQVPGTPLVVTVGRTVDELLAPARSEVSDHFAKSALATALLTLLIAGGSALLLRDIRLRRLIQLSDARYARLFEAIPDGLVLVDQGDDIVLWNQSALDLLGVDATALKERRTVLFDETGRPLPLHLYPSMRANRQVSAVALHSVRTSGGHLRWLSFNTRQLPAAGDLPGGAVISFSDVSRLVMLEDSLQISQSVFMTAGEGIMVTDRNRRIIRVNPAFTAITGYSSEEALGRSPRELLGSGTHDSTFFDAMLQDLAQKGHWEGEITNRRKDGQLFVEWLKINTVRDAAGNLIRYVALLSDITARKMRDQEIWHRANFDALTGLPNRTLVMDRLGQALPQAARQRDQVGILFIDLDKFKPVNDLLGHRAGDELLCQVAARLAAAVRSEDTVARIGGDEFLALMPLIGSMDHLKAAAERIRAALAAPFTIGSDVVHISASIGVAADAGANANPGNLIKKADAAMYLAKSRGGNQIESRL; this is encoded by the coding sequence ATGCTTTCTCTTCGCAGCTATCGTGCACTCATCTGGTCCGGCCTGACGCTGGCAGCCTCGATCGGGATCGGCTACTGGGCCTATCTGTTCTATGCGGGGGAACGGCTGCTGGAAGGCGCCCTCGCCGCCGGCAGCGCCGAAATGCAGCGCACGGCCGCCACCACCGCCGACCGCTTTTCCTCGGCCGTGCGCGAGGTCGATTTCGTCCTCCTCGACATGCGGAACGACCTCTCCCTGCCGGAAAAGACGGCGGCGGCCCAGGCGGAGCAGAGCCGGGCCCTGTTTGGCGGCGACATCGATTTCGCCCTGTCCCGCTTCGGCCGCCAGGGCGAGCTGATCGACAGCAGCATCGCCGCCGCCCTGCCCCTGAATGTCGCCGACCGGGACTATTTCCGCTATTTCGCCGACGACCGGGGCCCGGATTCGCTGTTCATCTCGACCCAGCAGGTGGGCCGGCACACGGGCCGGCCGCGGATCTTCTTCGTGCGCCCGCTGTATGGCCCGGGCACATTCGACGGGGTTCTGCTGTGTTCCCTGGACCCGGCCTATCTGTCCGGGCGGCTGGCGCTGCTCGGTACCGGCGGCGCCGGGCGGATCGCCCTTCGCCACCGCTCAGACGGCAGCCTGATCGCCGGCAGCGCGGACGACGGTCCGACCGCGCTCGCCCCCGCGATCGCGGCCCCGGCAGCGGAAGACCGGGGCGCGCATATCTTCGGCGACGGGGCGGCGGCCCAACTCGTCGCCTGGCAGCAGGTACCCGGAACGCCGCTGGTGGTGACGGTCGGGCGCACGGTCGACGAGCTTCTGGCGCCGGCCCGCAGCGAAGTCAGCGACCACTTCGCGAAGAGCGCCCTGGCGACCGCGCTGCTCACCCTCCTGATCGCCGGCGGTTCCGCCCTGCTGCTGCGCGACATCAGGCTGCGGCGCCTGATCCAGCTCAGCGACGCGCGCTATGCCCGCCTGTTCGAAGCCATCCCCGACGGCCTGGTGCTGGTCGACCAGGGCGACGACATCGTGCTGTGGAACCAGTCCGCGCTCGACCTTCTCGGCGTCGATGCGACAGCGCTGAAGGAACGGCGGACGGTCCTTTTCGACGAGACCGGGCGCCCCCTGCCCCTTCATCTCTACCCGTCGATGCGGGCCAACCGGCAGGTGTCGGCGGTCGCCCTCCACAGCGTCAGGACATCCGGCGGGCATCTGCGCTGGCTGTCCTTCAATACCCGGCAATTGCCGGCGGCGGGCGATCTGCCGGGCGGTGCCGTCATCTCCTTCTCCGATGTCTCCCGCCTCGTCATGCTCGAAGACTCGCTGCAGATCTCGCAGTCGGTCTTCATGACCGCGGGCGAAGGCATCATGGTGACCGACCGCAACCGGCGGATCATCCGGGTCAATCCCGCCTTCACCGCCATCACCGGCTATTCGTCCGAGGAAGCCCTGGGCCGCTCGCCGCGCGAATTGCTGGGCTCGGGCACCCATGACAGCACCTTCTTCGACGCGATGCTGCAAGACCTCGCCCAGAAAGGCCATTGGGAGGGCGAGATCACCAATCGCCGGAAGGACGGGCAATTGTTCGTCGAATGGCTGAAGATCAACACGGTGCGGGATGCCGCCGGCAACCTCATCCGCTATGTCGCTTTGCTGTCGGACATCACCGCGCGCAAGATGCGCGACCAGGAAATCTGGCATCGCGCCAATTTCGACGCCCTCACCGGCCTGCCCAACCGGACCCTGGTGATGGACCGCCTGGGCCAGGCCCTGCCCCAGGCGGCGCGGCAGCGCGACCAGGTCGGCATCCTGTTCATCGATCTCGACAAGTTCAAGCCGGTGAACGACCTTCTCGGCCATCGGGCGGGGGACGAATTGCTGTGCCAGGTCGCGGCCCGGCTGGCTGCCGCGGTCCGGTCCGAGGATACGGTCGCGCGGATCGGCGGCGACGAATTCCTGGCCCTGATGCCCCTGATCGGCAGCATGGATCATCTGAAGGCGGCGGCGGAGCGGATCAGGGCCGCCCTGGCGGCCCCCTTCACCATCGGGTCGGATGTGGTCCATATCTCGGCCAGCATCGGTGTCGCCGCGGATGCCGGCGCCAACGCCAACCCGGGCAACCTGATCAAGAAAGCCGATGCCGCCATGTATCTGGCGAAGAGCCGGGGCGGCAACCAGATCGAAAGCCGCCTGTAG
- a CDS encoding CDP-alcohol phosphatidyltransferase family protein produces MSDWQSWNEKATRRRRRLHLREARLNRLPVRSLLPNILTTLALCAGLTSIRFALDDKFELAVAAIMIAGFLDGIDGRVARLLKGTSRFGAELDSLSDFLSFGVAPVVVLYLWTLQELSGLGWIAVLSHAVCCALRLARFNVAIDDPDKPAWTSAFFTGVPSPAGAALVLLPIIGTFATGLEVFRSPWFVAGVAVTVAFLMVSRLPTLSFKKIRVHRDWVLPTLVFVGIGTALALSYPWQVLCLVIIAYAATIPFGPIAWRKALNKAALRATEEEAGQGPAKV; encoded by the coding sequence ATGTCGGACTGGCAATCCTGGAACGAGAAGGCCACCCGCCGCCGCCGGCGCCTGCACCTGCGCGAGGCGCGGCTGAACCGCCTGCCGGTGCGCAGCCTCCTGCCCAATATCCTGACCACGCTGGCGCTTTGCGCCGGGCTGACCTCGATCCGCTTCGCCCTCGACGACAAGTTCGAGCTGGCGGTCGCGGCGATCATGATCGCCGGCTTCCTCGACGGGATCGACGGCCGGGTCGCCCGCCTGCTCAAGGGCACCAGCCGCTTCGGCGCGGAACTCGATTCGCTTTCCGATTTCCTGTCGTTCGGGGTCGCGCCGGTCGTCGTGCTCTATCTCTGGACGTTGCAGGAATTGTCCGGGCTCGGCTGGATCGCCGTGCTGTCCCATGCGGTCTGCTGCGCGCTGCGCCTAGCCCGCTTCAACGTCGCGATCGACGATCCGGACAAGCCGGCCTGGACCTCCGCCTTCTTCACCGGCGTGCCCTCGCCGGCGGGGGCCGCCCTCGTGCTGCTGCCGATCATCGGCACTTTCGCGACCGGGCTGGAAGTCTTCCGCTCGCCCTGGTTCGTCGCCGGGGTCGCGGTCACCGTCGCCTTCCTGATGGTCAGCCGCCTGCCCACCTTGTCGTTCAAGAAGATCCGCGTCCACCGCGACTGGGTCCTGCCCACCCTCGTCTTCGTCGGCATCGGCACCGCGCTGGCCCTGTCCTACCCGTGGCAGGTGCTCTGCCTCGTCATCATCGCCTATGCGGCGACCATTCCCTTCGGCCCCATCGCCTGGCGCAAGGCCCTGAACAAGGCCGCCCTCCGCGCGACGGAAGAAGAGGCGGGGCAGGGCCCCGCCAAGGTCTGA